A window from Montipora capricornis isolate CH-2021 chromosome 7, ASM3666992v2, whole genome shotgun sequence encodes these proteins:
- the LOC138056210 gene encoding zinc finger protein 862-like translates to MKRQRGLTEMWGTLTKRKKDDSGNKPGSEATQPETRPEPPTAPQPPTEHQPPAAHQPPTERQPPAAPQPATIQSGSTIREDTWSDHDKIAAEISKQFKDVPTSKVHHYSLCVGRNCTDISKEEHERIKVERNREKFNHSWLGSKGISYCKKTSVFWPVYVKGAGFYCLLCKKHQTGNMQNKDMKFTVEPSVRIKEQSLKNHLECSAHQRAVSGELLNRVSYFQRQLDHEAEIQDDVYFKAFYAMNWLAKHHIANKQVNSLLMLLEHLQCEVKSFQHRSAGSEREIITLIAKVIQDEIVDQVKSSATFGILLDDMTDVTCKEQMIIFIQYYCRQDEKVKTKFLSVESVLDQSESCSANAETLFKVFCTKLSELGLDVTKVGGLASDGASFMLGRNNGVAARLKAIAPSVIVVHCVCHRLALACADSNSELKYIEKVTSYLTELWKLFEYSNQKTAVFMKTQLSMCNLQLLPNVKKKITKKIKKACKTRWLSTDSAVRSAVENYPAIIQTLTQLKEKCATSAGLLHHMNTAKFLSTLYILHAVLPKLADVSKAFQRSLVSFSRLKPCLDSAKAALKELQTSLSPVDHFKDAAKKLDENNLLQFEIPDRVVEEMKTTLVRYTDSLIRNIDDRFKALLPVVTSLSIFDPLLAPTTADVTSYGQTEIELIAKHFFPEEKDQQERLKAEWGKLKYDIMDWKIKMPTEIKEGATKSKSTEQLPTPTEWCLSRIMQMRSAFGPLYPCISMIAEIALALPVSNAWPVRGASKIKLIKNRLRSRLKNDLLNSLLQISLNGPQVFTKESDDLIKRAVKVWMTVKKRKKIAVKTNSSKGAASEAEQDEEPVATVSLADAVTQTEQEDSAEQEVDQEALAAKVFCLDDEADSKESDTESEDCDSGWEEDEDL, encoded by the exons ATGAAGCGTCAACGAGGACTTACGGAGATGTGGGGAACgttaaccaaaagaaaaaaggatgACTCAG GCAATAAACCAGGTTCGGAAGCGACACAACCAGAAACAAGGCCAGAACCACCCACCGCTCCTCAACCACCCACAGAACATCAACCGCCTGCAGCACATCAACCACCCACAGAACGTCAACCGCCTGCAGCGCCTCAACCCGCAACGATACAGTCTGGAAGTACGATAAGAGAAGATACTTGGTCAGACCATGACAAGATAGCAGCTGAGATCTCAAAGCAATTTAAAGATGTTCCTACATCCAAAGTTCATCATTATTCTCTCTGCGTGGGAAGAAATTGCACAGACATTTCCAAAGAGGAACATGAAAGGATTAAAGTGGAAAGAAACAGAGAGAAGTTTAATCACAGTTGGCTGGGAAGTAAAGGTATATCCTACTGCAAAAAAACCTCCGTTTTCTGGCCGGTATACGTCAAGGGAGCAGGATTCTATTGCCTTCTGTGTAAGAAACACCAAACTGGAAACATGCAGAACAAAGATATGAAGTTCACCGTAGAACCCTCCGTGCGAATAAAGGAACAGTCACTCAAGAACCATTTGGAATGCAGTGCACACCAGCGAGCAGTCTCGGGGGAACTTTTGAATCGCGTTTCGTACTTCCAACGTCAACTGGACCATGAGGCAGAAATCCAGGATGATGTTTATTTTAAAGCATTTTATGCAATGAACTGGTTGGCCAAACATCACATTGCGAACAAACAGGTAAACAGCCTCTTGATGTTACTCGAACATCTCCAATGTGAAGTCAAGTCATTTCAGCACAGATCGGCAGGGTCTGAAAGGGAAATCATCACACTCATTGCCAAAGTCATCCAAGATGAAATTGTCGACCAAGTAAAGTCATCGGCTACTTTCGGTATCCTTTTGGACGACATGACGGATGTGACCTGTAAAGAGCAGATGATCATTTTTATCCAGTATTACTGCAGGCAAGACGAGAAAGTGAAAACGAAGTTTCTTTCAGTAGAAAGTGTTCTTGATCAGAGTGAGAGCTGCAGTGCAAATGCTGAAACATTGTTTAAAGTGTTCTGCACTAAGCTGAGTGAATTGGGCCTTGATGTGACCAAAGTTGGTGGCCTGGCTTCTGATGGCGCTTCATTCATGCTAGGGCGAAACAATGGTGTAGCTGCGAGACTGAAGGCCATTGCACCTTCCGTCATTGTGGTGCATTGTGTTTGCCATCGGTTGGCCCTTGCCTGTGCAGACTCCAACTCTGAATTGAAATATATAGAGAAGGTAACATCTTACTTGACAGAACTGTGGAAACTGTTTGAGTACTCAAACCAGAAAACAGCAGTGTTTATGAAGACACAACTGAGCATGTGTAATCTTCAGCTTTTGCCAAATGTTAAgaagaaaataacaaagaagATCAAGAAAGCTTGCAAGACAAGATGGCTATCCACAGACAGTGCCGTGAGGTCGGCTGTAGAGAATTATCCTGCCATCATCCAAACCCTGACGCAACTGAAGGAAAAGTGCGCCACTTCAGCAGGGCTGTTACACCACATGAACACTGCGAAGTTCCTCAGTACGCTTTACATCCTACATGCTGTACTCCCAAAGCTTGCTGATGTGTCCAAAGCATTCCAAAGATCATTGGTGAGTTTCAGTCGGTTGAAACCTTGCCTGGACTCTGCAAAGGCTGCCCTGAAAGAACTACAAACATCGCTGAGTCCAGTTGACCACTTCAAAGATGCAGCCAAGAAACTGGATGAAAATAACTTACTCCAGTTTGAGATTCCAGACAGGGTTGTTGAAGAAATGAAGACCACGTTAGTTAGATACACTGATTCTCTCATCCGAAATATAGATGACCGGTTCAAAGCCTTGCTGCCAGTTGTGACCTCGTTGTCTATATTTGATCCCCTGTTGGCACCCACAACTGCTGATGTCACATCGTATGGGCAAACAGAAATTGAGCTGATAGCAAAGCACTTCTTCCCTGAGGAAAAAGATCAACAGGAAAGATTGAAAGCGGAATGGGGAAAACTGAAGTATGACATCATGGACTGGAAGATTAAAATGCCAACGGAAATCAAGGAAGGCGCCACAAAGTCTAAGAGCACAGAACAGCTGCCAACTCCAACCGAATGGTGCCTCTCAAGAATTATGCAGATGCGGAGTGCCTTTGGCCCACTGTATCCTTGCATCTCCATGATTGCAgaaatcgccttggctttgccAGTTTCAAATGCCTGGCCTGTAAGAGGAGCAAGTAAGATCAAACTTATCAAAAACAGGCTTAGAAGTCGGCTAAAGAACGATCTGCTGAATTCCCTTCTGCAAATCAGTCTAAATGGTCCACAGGTCTTCACTAAAGAGAGTGATGACTTGATCAAAAGAGCGGTCAAGGTGTGGATGACGGtcaagaagaggaagaagattgCCGTCAAGACGAACAGCTCCAAGGGAGCAGCTTCAGAAGCAGAACAAGATGAAGAACCTGTGGCTACAGTCAGCCTAGCAGATGCTGTTACGCAAACAGAGCAGGAAGATTCAGCTGAGCAGGAAGTTGATCAAGAGGCGCTGGCAGCAAAGGTCTTCTGTTTAGATGACGAAGCTGACAGCAAAGAATCAGATACAGAAAGTGAAGATTGTGATAGTGGATGGGAAGAGGACGAAGACTTGTAA